In Anaerolineae bacterium, a genomic segment contains:
- a CDS encoding phospholipid carrier-dependent glycosyltransferase has product MIVILILYQMTRIIVFVNVYGGVEHDSGWFLGIARSLAEQGVYATMVSTMVDPTPGGGENIYGQYKVQNAKGQIYFFPESIGAAGVIPNAIIIKVFGPGFWAYRAGPLLFLLLGLILASALLYRLGGFLSVLMCQLFLFFYPQLLIFLGYEAMGEIFSLTYALLAFVLFLVAAQAKTYRWLWFMACGLAAGLAVTTKTIALLSLAGLFLAWLILYWQKRSSFKEGLILVGSCISVRLLWELMQLVSLTLMFDFQTYQRFLAQHLDFFLNEGGSGMGQPGPHSFTFLWQKILIVKEISFNNNFFAFAVFLVILFSGPGLMWRLFRDEARRNIVILLWGGWFIHSVWFIALAKGAWVRHNWHALILAIFLLSFVLVYAWQNVNHQPRWINQSLAVLLTGLLAIGFYGQANAAGLFISNQLVDRWYQEHLDSTYSRVPWIIIPRAEQDAALAVLQKLPTSGRLFYPAGHKSAELAVLSGRILYPLERRPLMPAASGDVIIVGPSLISPWAKLMEKPMSQAERQGLIDTVLQRVKQECPHLVFENSYYLICALD; this is encoded by the coding sequence TTGATAGTCATATTAATCCTTTACCAAATGACCCGCATTATCGTTTTTGTCAACGTCTATGGCGGCGTTGAGCATGATAGCGGCTGGTTTTTGGGCATCGCTCGTTCGCTGGCCGAACAAGGGGTTTACGCGACCATGGTCAGCACCATGGTTGATCCAACTCCCGGCGGCGGAGAAAATATTTACGGCCAATACAAGGTTCAAAATGCCAAAGGGCAAATATACTTTTTCCCCGAAAGTATCGGCGCAGCCGGCGTTATTCCCAATGCCATTATCATCAAGGTATTTGGCCCCGGCTTTTGGGCATACCGCGCCGGGCCGCTGCTATTCCTCTTGCTAGGGCTGATCTTGGCCTCAGCCCTGCTCTACCGGCTTGGCGGATTTTTATCCGTGCTGATGTGTCAACTTTTTCTTTTCTTCTATCCCCAGCTGCTTATCTTTTTGGGTTATGAAGCTATGGGCGAAATCTTTAGCCTGACTTACGCCTTACTGGCGTTTGTTTTGTTTTTGGTGGCAGCCCAGGCCAAAACATATCGCTGGCTTTGGTTTATGGCCTGCGGTCTAGCCGCCGGCTTGGCCGTTACCACCAAAACCATTGCGCTGCTGTCGTTGGCCGGGCTGTTTTTGGCCTGGCTGATCTTATATTGGCAAAAGCGTAGTTCCTTCAAAGAGGGCCTGATTTTGGTTGGTAGTTGTATATCTGTCCGCTTATTATGGGAACTCATGCAATTAGTCAGCTTGACCCTGATGTTTGACTTTCAAACATATCAGCGTTTTTTGGCTCAACACCTTGACTTTTTCTTGAATGAAGGCGGCAGCGGTATGGGCCAGCCAGGCCCCCATAGTTTTACTTTTTTGTGGCAAAAAATATTAATCGTCAAAGAAATTTCTTTCAACAACAACTTTTTTGCCTTCGCCGTTTTTCTGGTTATTTTGTTCAGCGGTCCGGGGCTGATGTGGCGTCTTTTTAGGGATGAAGCCCGGCGTAATATTGTGATTTTGTTGTGGGGAGGCTGGTTCATTCATTCGGTCTGGTTTATTGCCCTGGCCAAGGGCGCTTGGGTGCGGCACAACTGGCACGCTTTGATACTGGCTATTTTTCTGCTTTCGTTCGTGCTTGTTTATGCCTGGCAAAACGTCAACCATCAGCCAAGATGGATCAATCAAAGCCTTGCCGTTTTGCTCACGGGATTACTGGCGATTGGTTTTTATGGCCAGGCCAACGCCGCCGGCCTTTTTATCTCCAACCAACTGGTTGACCGCTGGTATCAGGAACATCTAGACTCAACCTACAGCCGCGTCCCCTGGATAATTATCCCCCGCGCCGAGCAGGATGCTGCCCTGGCTGTTTTGCAAAAATTACCGACCTCGGGCCGCCTATTTTACCCCGCCGGGCACAAATCAGCCGAGCTGGCTGTGCTTAGCGGCCGTATTTTATATCCTCTTGAACGGCGACCCTTGATGCCGGCCGCATCAGGGGACGTTATTATTGTTGGCCCCTCTCTTATTTCGCCCTGGGCCAAATTGATGGAAAAACCCATGAGCCAGGCCGAACGGCAAGGTTTGATTGACACGGTCTTGCAGCGGGTCAAACAAGAATGTCCTCACCTTGTTTTTGAAAATAGCTATTACCTTATCTGCGCCCTGGATTGA